The following are encoded in a window of bacterium genomic DNA:
- a CDS encoding nitroreductase: MNQKIDIQKYRSTEHPVIDVILRRWSPRAMSGEHVSRDNIMTLFEAARWAPSSYNEQEWRFLWAEKGTPYWDDFFSLLVPANQAWCCNGSHLIALIYKESFTSSGAHNAVAQLDSGAAMQNLLLQATELDLVAHPMGGFDRQKAIDILEVPQGFSMAAMIVVGKPASADILSDELREIEVPSDRKKLAEIVSEGRFSFDS; encoded by the coding sequence GTGAATCAAAAGATAGATATTCAAAAGTATAGGAGTACTGAACACCCCGTTATTGATGTTATTCTTCGACGGTGGTCACCAAGAGCAATGTCAGGCGAGCACGTATCTCGGGATAATATCATGACCCTTTTTGAGGCTGCCCGATGGGCCCCATCTTCATATAATGAGCAAGAATGGAGATTTCTTTGGGCTGAAAAGGGAACTCCGTATTGGGATGACTTCTTCTCTCTTCTTGTGCCAGCGAACCAGGCATGGTGCTGTAACGGATCTCACCTGATAGCGCTCATTTATAAGGAAAGTTTTACGAGCAGTGGCGCACACAATGCAGTAGCTCAACTTGATAGTGGCGCTGCAATGCAAAATTTACTTCTTCAAGCCACAGAGCTTGATCTTGTGGCGCATCCGATGGGTGGATTTGATAGGCAAAAGGCCATCGATATCTTAGAGGTGCCTCAAGGATTTTCAATGGCAGCCATGATTGTTGTAGGAAAACCTGCTTCTGCGGATATTCTCTCTGACGAACTCCGTGAGATTGAGGTTCCCTCCGATAGAAAAAAGCTAGCAGAAATTGTTTCTGAAGGGAGATTCTCTTTTGATTCCTGA
- a CDS encoding inositol monophosphatase: protein MDHRQDIHSVKFRFYSISLSMSQNRVLSSSEREFLFKLVRQAGDFALSHWPGGEERRPFHVKVKSDGSPVTSVDIAVNEMLQGELTQCFPRYGLYSEELPISEDISEAEAVWVLDPIDGTQNFIDGNREFGVLLGLVVPSGEVVFAIAYFPALEMFFWAAKGEGAFCNEKRLKITSPKTLEPGSIYVRNGGIEKAELIYEKELGTAHGFYFLLTGEVDALTIRITQHQEWDICPLVLLVKESGALITDESGAEVVFHFAPLHIRYLVAAHHSIHSDLLALLE, encoded by the coding sequence ATGGACCATCGGCAGGACATCCATTCGGTGAAATTTCGATTCTATTCGATAAGCTTGAGTATGTCTCAGAATAGAGTGCTCTCCAGTAGTGAACGCGAATTTCTTTTCAAACTTGTTCGACAAGCGGGTGATTTTGCTCTTTCACATTGGCCGGGGGGTGAAGAGCGACGACCTTTTCATGTCAAGGTAAAGTCTGATGGTTCACCAGTAACATCCGTCGATATTGCAGTGAATGAAATGCTTCAGGGTGAGCTCACGCAGTGTTTTCCTCGTTATGGACTGTACTCCGAAGAGTTGCCGATTTCAGAGGACATCTCTGAAGCGGAGGCAGTATGGGTTCTAGATCCAATTGACGGAACACAAAACTTCATTGACGGGAATCGAGAGTTCGGCGTGTTGCTTGGTCTCGTAGTGCCCAGTGGAGAGGTCGTTTTTGCTATCGCGTACTTTCCAGCCCTGGAGATGTTCTTTTGGGCAGCGAAAGGAGAAGGTGCCTTCTGTAACGAAAAACGACTAAAGATCACTTCACCAAAGACTCTCGAGCCAGGGTCTATCTATGTTCGCAATGGAGGAATAGAGAAAGCCGAGTTGATTTATGAAAAAGAGCTTGGCACGGCACATGGATTCTATTTTCTTTTAACTGGCGAGGTCGATGCTCTGACTATTCGTATCACACAGCATCAGGAGTGGGATATTTGTCCATTGGTCCTACTGGTCAAAGAAAGTGGAGCGCTTATAACAGATGAGTCCGGAGCTGAAGTTGTTTTCCATTTTGCCCCCTTACATATCCGATACCTTGTTGCCGCTCATCACTCTATCCACTCTGATCTTCTAGCCCTTCTTGAGTAG